Proteins from a genomic interval of Nitrospirota bacterium:
- a CDS encoding AI-2E family transporter → MAAQGNEQQGVRFLFIVAAFVIIIWGIYQAQSVLVSFLVSIYFAVIGTSPLLWLERKRVPSVIAVLLVVGGIIGILLIIGVLAGTSINSFTNALPVYQARMREQLSALRELLARGEIEISDKFLLDYVNPGAVMGLTASLLSGLGSVLSNIVLILLTMTFILLEASSFPVKLRAILDNPEAVFPHFSRFVETIKRYMVIQSGISLVTGILIGSWLAIIGVDFPVLWGLMAFLLNYVPNLGSIIAAIPAILVALIQLGVGRAALAAAGYIVINFMIGNVLQPRLMGRGLGLSTLVVFLSLIFWGSLLGLVGMVLSIPITMAFKIAFESNERTRWIAVLLGPELSSAVVLTEQRTPDAK, encoded by the coding sequence ATGGCTGCACAGGGAAATGAACAGCAGGGAGTGCGCTTCCTTTTCATTGTGGCAGCATTCGTGATCATCATCTGGGGCATCTATCAGGCCCAGTCAGTTCTGGTGTCCTTCCTCGTCTCCATTTATTTTGCCGTCATCGGGACGTCGCCGCTCCTTTGGCTTGAACGTAAACGCGTTCCTTCAGTCATCGCGGTATTGCTCGTCGTAGGGGGAATCATCGGCATTCTCCTGATCATCGGCGTGCTGGCGGGGACATCCATCAACAGCTTTACGAATGCCTTGCCTGTCTATCAGGCTCGCATGCGGGAGCAGCTCTCCGCACTCAGAGAGCTGTTAGCGAGAGGAGAGATAGAGATCTCCGACAAGTTCCTGCTTGACTACGTCAACCCTGGCGCGGTCATGGGTCTAACCGCAAGCCTGCTCTCAGGGCTGGGCTCGGTCCTTTCGAATATTGTCCTGATCCTGCTTACCATGACGTTCATTCTGCTCGAGGCCTCGAGCTTTCCCGTCAAGCTCCGCGCTATCCTCGATAATCCTGAGGCGGTCTTCCCCCATTTCAGCAGGTTTGTCGAAACCATAAAGCGCTATATGGTCATACAGTCGGGAATCAGCTTGGTTACGGGCATCCTAATCGGCAGTTGGCTTGCTATCATTGGCGTGGATTTCCCGGTTCTCTGGGGCCTCATGGCCTTTTTGCTGAACTATGTACCTAATCTGGGTTCCATTATTGCCGCCATACCTGCCATCCTCGTGGCTCTCATTCAACTCGGAGTGGGCCGCGCTGCGCTCGCAGCTGCAGGATACATTGTCATCAATTTCATGATCGGTAACGTGTTACAGCCGCGGCTCATGGGCCGGGGCCTTGGTTTGTCCACCCTCGTTGTCTTTCTCTCCCTGATTTTTTGGGGAAGCCTGCTCGGCCTTGTGGGCATGGTCCTTTCCATTCCCATTACCATGGCCTTTAAGATCGCATTCGAGAGCAATGAAAGAACGCGGTGGATCGCTGTGCTGCTGGGGCCGGAGCTGTCTTCGGCGGTTGTTTTGACAGAGCAGAGAACGCCAGATGCGAAATAA